The Bacillus rossius redtenbacheri isolate Brsri chromosome 4 unlocalized genomic scaffold, Brsri_v3 Brsri_v3_scf4_1, whole genome shotgun sequence genomic sequence tgCTGGGCAGAAGCGTTTGCAGGACCAAACGCGAAGGCCTTCACCGTgcttgccctgctcgagcgcgagtacTTCCCGCGATACGAGTACCCCGCGGTCCTTCTGACGGACAatggggtgcagttcacggggagacacTGGCAAATGTCCTGCGAGCGATGGGGGGTGAAGCATTACACCACACCCACCTACCATCCACGCACGAATCTGACTGAAAGGCGAAATCAGGACATAAATATTTATCTttgcatccggttggacgaggatcataccaagtgggacctgcacctgtcGACATTGCTGTATTGCCTGCGCCGTAGGACGAACGTAGTCACGGGCCACTACCCCaccgaactggtgcagggccgaaacCACGCCCTGCCTGGAGAAGCGCGAGCACTCATTAACTCTCACGAGGCGCATGGCGACGATCGATGCGAGGATGCTCGATGATGCCAGGAGCAATACCTGGCCCGATGTACGCTCCAGATGCATCGGCCTCTGGGACTGCTTGAGCCAGGCCAGTAGGTCTTTGTCCAGTGCCACCATCTGTCGGCAGGCGACAAGGGCTTCTGCGCCAGCCTAGCCCCTAAGTGTGCAGGCCCGCAGGAAGTGGTTGGCCGACTTGGAACCACGATGTACCTCGTCCGTCGCGCTGACAGGCTCATGACAAAGGTGCACAGGTACGACCTCTGATTGGCTGACTGTACGGACGACGAAAACGAACCACAGGACCTTGTACCTGCCAATGACACAGCGAGGGAGCCGGACCGGTCCCCTTCTAAAGGAAGTCAGGAAGGGGTGTTTGTTCCCCACCGATCACCGAGGGAGAGGCAGCAACACCCAACGCGATAGACAAAGGAGGACCACAAGGGGCCAGCATGATTGAGCTGGAGCGCCTTATGAGCCGAGTACTTCCGGACGACGATGATGACGACAATGACGACGTCGAAAACGGGAACTCCCTGCATGAGTCGGGGCCACTTATCGAGGACGTGTCCGCCGATGACACCATCCTCGGTGACTTGGTCGACCTCAGTGACTCAACAGTGACTCCGCCAGACCCCTGGGAACGGCAGGTGGGGAAAACGGACATTGACAATGCGACAGCTGACGAAGTGACGGTGCAGCTCCTCAGAAGAGAGGGTGACATGGACCGGGCACAGCAGGTGGTCCTTGACACGCCCTCTCAGGAGCCGACGACGACTATCCATGCAGGGGATGGGCCAGTGGTACGGCGGTCCACGCATGACACGACTGCCCCTCGCTATCTTTGGGACTACGAGTGAGAGAGCCAGTACAAGTACCATGACGTGCGACTGTCAAATGCTGGCGGTCTGCGTTGCAGTGTCATGCAGCTCCTGCCGCGGTTCACCTGACCCCGAATGATCGACCTGAACACACCCGACATGAGGGACCAGATTCATAACCGGACGCGGCCGCAGCTGCCTGTCTAGGCCGACGTCGGTGGCCAGGATGGCCTTGGGAgaggggcatatgacgacagtcgtcgtaccctcctagACATAGATGCTGTACCTGTCCACTGGCGTGTGCCTAAGGGAGACACCTTCCCCACTGGTGCAGTGCAGTGAATaggtcagggacgcacccgcgtgcaccCTACATCATGATTATAAGGAACGCTCACGGACGGCCACATTTTAGTGTAAATATCGTATCTGTGTAACTCATGTATGCttatttcataattaatattgtatttgtattttgtaattaatCTTATATTGTTATTCAGTGTTTGTGTAATTAGTTTGTAAGACCTGCGACCTGGCATACCACGAACATGTTGTCTTCATTtccgacttcccccccccccccggtcatcCCGTGCATAGTGGCGCACGCGTGCAGGCAGAGAGCGCAGTCGCTGTCTAACTGCCGCGCGAGCAGAATTGCGTCGATCCGCTCTGTAAGCAAACACTCTTCTCGAGCACGTTCACGCACGGTCGAGCTATCGCGATTAGCTTCTTGTACCATGGGGTAGTCATCGGCTACCCTACTGCACCGcgattgttttatgtttataatcaGGGAGTCTGGGTCGCGGCCTAGAAGAAATGTCCGTCTCTTGTCTTGGTAGGCCAGGCCGCGATTATGTTTGCGAGGAAAGCTTGCTATCAATAAATATCGCCTTCAGATCTGAGCGAGACGTCTTTTTCCACCGCCTTCGTCAATGTCCCCAACCTCTCCTTAATTCCTTCCCCTGAACCCGCATATTTCGGTCCCGGACACGTTAGGACTGAATTCGCCACTAT encodes the following:
- the LOC134541548 gene encoding uncharacterized protein LOC134541548; its protein translation is MGPYPCTSRGRNFNVEVTDVFTCWAEAFAGPNAKAFTVLALLEREYFPRYEYPAVLLTDNGVQFTGRHWQMSCERWGVKHYTTPTYHPRTNLTERRNQDINIYLCIRLDEDHTKWDLHLSTLLYCLRRRTNVVTGHYPTELVQGRNHALPGEARALINSHEAHGDDRCEDAR